GATGGGGCTACCCTCAGTCCGGACGGGGATCATCATCGCCCGGACTGAGATCATCCAGGCTGTCTCCGCCTGTAATGCCATCATCAGCCTGGCAAATGGAACCATCGGTCAGGTTCTGACAGAGCCCCTCTTCCGAAGTGGAGAAATTCTGGATATCAGTAAAAACCTGGTCCGCCCTTTTTATCATAAAAAATCAATCCAGGCTCAGAACTGGATCAAAAAGTATATGCCCCCCGAAGTAGATTACCGGATACATAAAAGCGAGGGTGCCATTTTTCTATGGATCTGGTTCCGAAATCTTAATGTTACTTCCAGAGAGCTCTATGAATCCCTCAAAGAAAGGAAGGTCATCGTTGTGCCGGGAGAGTACTTTTTCTTCGGACTGAAGGAAGACTGGGATCACAGCCGGCAGTGCATCCGTCTCAATTATTCTCAGGGAGATGATCTGGTGGAAGAAGGAATCCGCATCCTGGCAGAGGAAGCAGCCAGGGTTGTCCAAACATGAGCCTGAATCTTCTTATTGTACTGACCCTGATGGGGGGGTGGACCTTCTCCCGCTTCTTCAAGAAGGTGGGTCTCCCCAATGTTCTGGGCATGATTGTCTGGGGTATTATCCTCGGTATTTTTTCAAGAGGGAATACGCCCGGATCTCTGGAAGAACTGAGCCCCTTTCTGAAGTCTTTTGCTCTGATTGTCATTCTCCTCAGAGCCGGTCTGGGCATCAGTACCCGGACTCTGGCTCGTGTGGGGAAAACAGCCCTTCTCATGTCTTTTCTTCCCTGCCTTTTTGAAGGGGCCGCCCTCATGGTCCTCCTTCATCTGTTCATGGATTTCTCATGGATCACTGCAGGTGTATGCAGCTTTATACTGGCTGCGGTCTCTCCTGCGGTGGTTGTGCCTTCCATGCTGAACCTGCAGGAAAGCGGTCTGGGACAGGACAAGGAGATTCCCACCATCGTGCTGGCGGGTGCTTCTCTGGATGATGTCTTTGCCATCACTCTCTTTTCGATCTTTCTGGGACTGTCCACGGGACAGGATGTCAATATTTCCAAAGCCCTTCTGAATATCCCTCTCTCCATCCTGGGCGGCGTCCTCCCGGGGATTTTTGTGGGATTTTTACTAGCCAGGTACTTCCGGAAGTATCATAAGCGGGTCCGGGCGACAGAGAAGATTCTCCTGCTGCTGGGGGTGGCAATTCTTCTGGTGGATATAGGGGAACAGATTCATACCGCCGCCCTCCTGGGGGTAATGACATGCGGATTTATCCTGCTGGAAAGGGTGGAGCATGTGGCCCATGAGCTGGCGGAAAAACTGAAGAAAATCTGGATCTTTGCAGAGATTATCCTCTTTGTTCTCATCGGCTTATCGGTGGATCTCAAGGTAGCCTGGGGAGCCGGTCTGATAGGACTTCTTATCATAAGCGGCGGCCTGGTTTTTCGTTCTCTCGGCGTTTGGCTGGCGACGACCGGCAGCGGTTTAAACCGGAAAGAAAGGCTTTTTTGTGTGATTGCCTATCTGCCTAAGGCGACGGTTCAGGCGGCCATGGGTTCTGTCCCTCTGGCAGCAGGCCTGGCCGAGGGAGAATTGATCCTGGCTCTGGCTGTTCTGGCTATCCTGTTTACGGCTCCCCTGGGCCTGATCGGTATCAGAACTCTGGGGCCGGTGCTTTTAAGCCCCCCCAAATTGGCCGCCGTGGTTTCTGAGGACCTTCTTGGCGAGGATGATTAGGAATATCAGAAAGAGAGTACTGCGGAATTGAAGAAGCATCAGTTCTGTTTTATTAGAATATTATTG
This DNA window, taken from Oceanispirochaeta sp., encodes the following:
- a CDS encoding cation:proton antiporter, producing the protein MSLNLLIVLTLMGGWTFSRFFKKVGLPNVLGMIVWGIILGIFSRGNTPGSLEELSPFLKSFALIVILLRAGLGISTRTLARVGKTALLMSFLPCLFEGAALMVLLHLFMDFSWITAGVCSFILAAVSPAVVVPSMLNLQESGLGQDKEIPTIVLAGASLDDVFAITLFSIFLGLSTGQDVNISKALLNIPLSILGGVLPGIFVGFLLARYFRKYHKRVRATEKILLLLGVAILLVDIGEQIHTAALLGVMTCGFILLERVEHVAHELAEKLKKIWIFAEIILFVLIGLSVDLKVAWGAGLIGLLIISGGLVFRSLGVWLATTGSGLNRKERLFCVIAYLPKATVQAAMGSVPLAAGLAEGELILALAVLAILFTAPLGLIGIRTLGPVLLSPPKLAAVVSEDLLGEDD